GCGCGCATGAACCCCTTCCATGCCTTTGCCGCCTACTCGACGCAGGCGCTGACGCCGCAGACGATGCTGGCCCTCGTGGATGCCTATGCCAAAATCGCCCTGAAGCGAACGCTGGCCTACCGGCAGTTGGCGATGGTGGATTTTGCGAAGGTGGTGCTGCCCAACGAGGATGAGATTCGGGCGGTATTGCAGGCGGCAGTTAGCGGGCCGAGGGCAGCCGCGGAACTGGATGCCGAGATTCCGGCCGAGCGCCAGGCATTTGTGTTCGCAGACTGGTGTGGCTGGTCAAGCTGGGGGTGCTAAAAGCTGGCTGAACCAATTGCGCTATCAGAGTGCATTGACTACAATGACTGCATTGCTATCAAACTTCAGGGGCTCACATGGCTACGTTGACGATTCGTAATTTAGATGATGATCTGAAATCCGCCCTGCGTGTGCAGGCTGCGCGCCATGGCCAATCGATGGAAGAAGAGGTGCGCAGCATCTTGCGTCAAGCCCTCGCCAAGCCAAGTGCCGCTACTGGACTCGGCCAACGTTTGGTCAGCCGCTTTCAGGCCATGGCGACCGAATTGACCATTCCGCCTCGCTCGTTGCCACGCACACCGCCAGACTTGGAAGGGTCTGCATGATTTTGCTGGATACCAACGTCCTGTCCGAATTCATGCGGCCAGCGCCCGCACCCCGGGTGGTGACATGGCTGGATGCCCAGCCAGTGGATCAGGTGTGGATCTCGGCCATAACCCGTGCCGAAATTGAATTGGGCATTGCCTTGCTGCCAGATGGACAGCGCAAGTCGGGCCTGCAGATGGCCGCCATGGCCATGTTCATGGAAGACTTCGCCGGGCGCTGTCTGCCTTTCGATGAGTCAGCAGCGACACGCTATGCCGGCATTGTCGCGATGCGCATCCGGCTTGGGCGACCGATCAGTATCGAAGATGCGCAGATTGCGGCCATTGCCTTGGCGCATGGCTTAATACTGGCGACCCGCAACACGGGGGATTTTGAATCGATTGAAGGGCTTTCAGTGGTGAATCCCTGGTTGGCGACTTCATGAACCTCCTTGGCGGCCTGGAAGATGCCGTTAAAGGCCTCAACGTCGATGAGCCCTAAATACCTCGTCCGTAGGCTCACGGATTCAGGAAAGATTCAACGGCAGGGTGGAAGAAGTGGTGACACATACACGATTTCCATCCTCAAAAGAACTCAATGCCACCCTTTTGCTATGTCCGCCATAACCACCAGATCCCTCAAAAAGGCACTCGGTCATATCACCCCGGTACAGGCACTCAAAAAAATGGCAAGAAATGAAACCGGAACTCTTCACTAAAACGGTCTATGATCTATCGGGACACGACAGTTCAGCGCGCCCGTCGGAAGATTACGATCCCGAGGGGCGGAAGCGTGACACTCAGGGAGTGGTCGTGCCCAAAGGCAGGCACTGACACTGCCTCCACACCTCCCAGATTACCGACCCCGCTTCCACCGTAATAGGTGGAGTCGCTGTTCAGGACCTCCTTCCAGAAGCCTGGAAACGGGACCCCTATCCGGTAATCGTAACGTGGGACCGGAGTGAAATTGCACACGCAGCAAATGACGTCCTCGGGGTCCCTTCCGCGGCGCAGGTAGGAGAGGACACTCTGCAGGCTGTCGTGGCAGTTGATCCACTGAAAACCCTCAGGGGTGAAGTCGAGTTCATGGAGGGCGGGTTCGCTCCTAAGAAGTGAATTGAGATCCTTCACCCAGTACCTCAGCCCTTCGTGCGGGGCGTACTGGAGGAGGTGCCACTCGAGGCTTGCGTCGTGGTTCCATTCCGCCCACTGGCCGATCTCGTTTCCCATGAAGAGGAGCTTCTTTCCCGGGTGGGTGTACATGTACCCGTAGAGGAGGCGGAGGTTCGCAAACCTCTGCCAGTCGTCCCCCGGCATCTTTCCGATCATGGAACCCTTTCCGTGAACCACCTCGTCGTGGGAGAAGGGAAGGACGAAATTCTCGTGAAAGGCGTAGAGAAGGCTGAAGGTGAGGTCATTGTGGTGGTA
This Deltaproteobacteria bacterium DNA region includes the following protein-coding sequences:
- a CDS encoding type II toxin-antitoxin system VapC family toxin, with the translated sequence MILLDTNVLSEFMRPAPAPRVVTWLDAQPVDQVWISAITRAEIELGIALLPDGQRKSGLQMAAMAMFMEDFAGRCLPFDESAATRYAGIVAMRIRLGRPISIEDAQIAAIALAHGLILATRNTGDFESIEGLSVVNPWLATS
- a CDS encoding plasmid stabilization protein, with protein sequence MATLTIRNLDDDLKSALRVQAARHGQSMEEEVRSILRQALAKPSAATGLGQRLVSRFQAMATELTIPPRSLPRTPPDLEGSA